In Corynebacterium nuruki S6-4, the following proteins share a genomic window:
- the dapE gene encoding succinyl-diaminopimelate desuccinylase: protein MSEYTLDLSAPPVDLTRQLVDIPSTSHEETPIADALEHALRDFAADPATTPGRVEVERHGNTVLARTRRGLPSRVVLAGHIDTVPPADNLPSHRGPDADGVDCIHGLGSVDMKSGDAVYLHAFVTLAAGDDLVSDLTLVLYDGEEVASRYNGLKALAESRPDLLAGDVALLGEPSGAVIEAGCQGTLRLRVTAHGTRAHSARAWLGDNAAHRLSPVIARIAAYDPRDVDIDGCVYREGMNIVHLESGVATNTIPDEAWLFVNFRFAPDRSAEEALAHTLEVLGVGTPEHPAEGFSIGIDDLSPAALPGLHQPVAAALVEATGGRVRAKYGWTDVARFAALGIPAVNFGPGDPGLCHTPQENCPVEMIDTVSDQLLRYLTTPPTTSAPTPTTD, encoded by the coding sequence ATGAGTGAGTACACCCTTGATCTGAGCGCCCCGCCGGTCGACCTGACCCGGCAGCTGGTGGACATCCCCAGCACATCCCACGAGGAGACACCGATCGCGGACGCCCTGGAGCACGCCCTGCGCGACTTCGCGGCGGACCCGGCGACCACCCCCGGGCGGGTGGAGGTCGAACGCCACGGCAACACGGTCCTCGCCCGTACCCGTCGTGGCCTTCCGTCCCGGGTGGTGCTCGCCGGGCACATCGACACGGTCCCGCCCGCCGACAACCTGCCCTCACACCGGGGGCCGGACGCCGACGGCGTGGACTGCATCCACGGCCTCGGCTCCGTGGACATGAAGTCGGGGGACGCGGTCTACCTCCACGCCTTCGTCACCCTGGCCGCCGGCGACGACCTGGTCAGTGACCTCACCCTCGTCCTCTACGACGGGGAGGAGGTCGCCTCCCGCTACAACGGCCTCAAGGCGCTGGCGGAGAGCCGCCCCGACCTGCTCGCCGGCGACGTCGCCCTGCTCGGGGAACCCTCCGGGGCCGTCATCGAGGCGGGCTGCCAGGGCACCCTGCGGCTGCGGGTCACCGCGCACGGCACCCGGGCGCATTCGGCCCGGGCCTGGCTCGGTGACAATGCCGCCCACCGGCTGTCACCGGTCATCGCCCGGATCGCCGCCTACGACCCCCGGGACGTCGACATCGACGGCTGCGTGTACCGGGAGGGGATGAACATCGTCCACCTGGAATCCGGCGTGGCGACGAACACCATCCCGGACGAGGCCTGGCTGTTCGTCAACTTCCGCTTCGCCCCCGACCGGTCGGCGGAGGAGGCGCTCGCGCACACCCTGGAGGTTCTCGGCGTGGGGACCCCGGAACACCCGGCCGAGGGGTTCAGCATCGGGATCGACGACCTGTCCCCGGCCGCCCTGCCGGGACTGCACCAGCCGGTCGCCGCCGCACTCGTCGAGGCCACGGGCGGCCGGGTCCGCGCGAAGTACGGCTGGACCGACGTCGCCCGGTTCGCCGCCCTCGGGATCCCGGCGGTCAACTTCGGTCCCGGCGACCCCGGCCTCTGCCACACCCCGCAGGAGAACTGCCCGGTGGAGATGATCGACACCGTCAGCGACCAGCTGCTGCGCTACCTCACCACCCCACCGACCACGTCCGCCCCGACCCCCACGACAGACTGA
- the typA gene encoding translational GTPase TypA: MSLTEFRNVAIVAHVDHGKTTLVDAMLRQSGVFDPHAEVQDRVMDSGDLEKEKGITILAKNTAIRRVGQGKNGDDLVINVIDTPGHADFGGEVERALSMVDGVVLLVDASEGPLPQTRFVLGKALEAKMPVIICVNKTDRPDARIDEVVAESQDLLLELAASLDDPEAAEAAETLLDLPVLYTSGREGKASTENPGNGNVPDSPDLQPLFDVLYNVLPEPSAEHDAPLQAHVTNLDSSNFLGRIALVRIFAGSLHKGQQVAWMHYDENGEIHTKTVKIAELLRTVGVDRVPADEVIAGDIAAVSGIEDIMIGDTLADPEHPVAMPRITVDEPAISVTIGVNTSPTAGRNGGDKVTARLVKARLDQELIGNVSLRVLPTERPDAWEVQGRGEMALSVLVETMRREGFELTVGKPQVVTRTVDGKLEEPYEHMVIDVPEEHLGAVTQLMAARKGRMESMDNAGTGWVRMNFTVPARGLIGFRTIFMTETRGTGIANNYSAGYEPWAGEIKDRPNGSLVADRTGQVTAYALTQLADRGDFFVEPGAETYEGMVVGQNNRDDDMDVNVTKEKKLTNMRSATADATVTLAKARTLSLDEAMEFCGTDECVEVAPDIIRVRKVILSASDRARANSRLKARNKN; encoded by the coding sequence GTGTCACTGACTGAATTCCGCAATGTTGCCATCGTCGCGCACGTCGACCACGGCAAGACCACCCTCGTCGACGCCATGCTGCGCCAGTCGGGCGTCTTCGACCCCCACGCGGAGGTCCAGGACCGGGTCATGGACTCCGGCGACCTGGAGAAGGAGAAGGGGATCACCATCCTGGCCAAGAACACCGCCATCCGGCGGGTCGGCCAGGGCAAGAACGGCGACGATCTCGTCATCAACGTCATCGACACCCCGGGTCACGCCGACTTCGGTGGCGAGGTCGAGCGCGCCCTGTCCATGGTCGACGGTGTGGTGCTCCTCGTGGACGCCTCCGAGGGGCCGCTGCCGCAGACCCGCTTCGTGCTCGGCAAGGCCCTCGAGGCCAAGATGCCGGTCATCATCTGCGTGAACAAGACCGACCGCCCGGACGCCCGCATCGACGAGGTCGTCGCCGAGTCCCAGGACCTGCTCCTCGAGCTCGCCGCCTCCCTTGATGACCCGGAGGCCGCCGAGGCCGCCGAGACCCTCCTCGACCTGCCGGTGCTCTACACCTCCGGCCGCGAGGGCAAGGCCTCCACCGAGAACCCCGGCAACGGCAACGTGCCGGACTCGCCGGACCTCCAGCCTCTGTTCGACGTCCTCTACAACGTGCTCCCGGAGCCCTCCGCCGAGCACGACGCACCGCTGCAGGCCCACGTCACCAACCTCGACTCGTCCAACTTCCTCGGCCGTATCGCCCTGGTCCGTATCTTCGCCGGTTCCCTGCACAAGGGCCAGCAGGTCGCCTGGATGCACTACGACGAGAACGGTGAGATCCACACCAAGACGGTGAAGATCGCCGAGCTGCTGCGCACCGTCGGCGTGGACCGGGTCCCCGCCGACGAGGTCATCGCCGGTGACATCGCCGCCGTCTCGGGCATCGAGGACATCATGATCGGCGACACCCTCGCCGACCCGGAGCACCCGGTCGCCATGCCGCGCATCACCGTCGACGAGCCCGCGATCTCCGTGACCATCGGTGTGAACACCTCCCCGACCGCGGGCCGCAACGGTGGCGACAAGGTCACCGCCCGTCTGGTCAAGGCGCGTCTCGACCAGGAGCTCATCGGTAACGTCTCCCTCAGGGTCCTGCCGACCGAGCGTCCGGACGCCTGGGAGGTCCAGGGTCGTGGCGAGATGGCGCTGTCCGTCCTCGTCGAGACCATGCGTCGCGAGGGCTTCGAGCTGACCGTCGGTAAGCCGCAGGTGGTCACCCGGACCGTCGACGGCAAGCTCGAGGAGCCCTACGAGCACATGGTCATCGACGTGCCGGAGGAGCACCTCGGTGCCGTCACCCAGCTCATGGCGGCCCGCAAGGGCCGGATGGAGTCCATGGACAACGCCGGCACCGGCTGGGTCCGCATGAACTTCACCGTCCCGGCCCGTGGCCTCATCGGATTCCGCACGATCTTCATGACGGAGACCCGCGGTACCGGTATCGCCAACAACTACTCGGCCGGCTACGAGCCGTGGGCCGGCGAGATCAAGGACCGTCCGAACGGTTCGCTGGTCGCCGACCGGACCGGTCAGGTCACCGCCTACGCGCTGACCCAGCTCGCCGACCGCGGCGACTTCTTCGTCGAGCCGGGCGCCGAGACCTACGAGGGCATGGTCGTCGGCCAGAACAACCGTGACGACGACATGGACGTCAACGTCACCAAGGAGAAGAAGCTCACGAACATGCGTTCCGCGACCGCGGACGCCACCGTGACGCTGGCCAAGGCCCGCACCCTCTCCCTGGACGAGGCGATGGAGTTCTGCGGCACCGACGAGTGCGTCGAGGTCGCGCCGGACATCATCCGCGTGCGCAAGGTAATCTTGAGCGCCAGTGACCGGGCCCGCGCGAACTCCCGCCTGAAGGCCCGTAACAAGAACTGA
- the fdxA gene encoding ferredoxin, with the protein MTYVIAQPCVDVMDRACVEECPVDCIYEGKRTLYIHPDECVDCGACEPVCPTEAIFYEDDLPDEWEDYIDFNAAFFDDLGDPGGAAKLGPQDFDVDGIKNLPPQNQD; encoded by the coding sequence ATGACCTACGTGATCGCGCAGCCGTGCGTGGACGTGATGGACAGGGCGTGCGTGGAGGAATGCCCGGTCGACTGCATCTACGAAGGCAAGCGGACACTCTATATCCACCCCGACGAATGCGTGGACTGCGGCGCCTGCGAGCCCGTGTGCCCGACCGAGGCGATCTTCTACGAGGACGATCTCCCCGACGAGTGGGAGGACTACATCGACTTCAACGCCGCATTCTTCGACGACCTCGGTGACCCGGGCGGAGCCGCGAAGCTCGGCCCGCAGGACTTCGATGTCGACGGCATCAAGAACCTGCCGCCCCAGAACCAGGACTGA
- the dapD gene encoding 2,3,4,5-tetrahydropyridine-2,6-dicarboxylate N-succinyltransferase: protein MTAAYGTGIATLTADQTVLDVWYPEFGLGDAPSSPTDLSHLESEDADRGVHRRVVHTTIADLDTPPADAADAYLRLHLISGRVLPPHGCNLDGLFGTLTNVVWTNFGPCEVTGFEATRAKLLARGPVTVYSVDKFPRMVDYVVPTGVRIGDADRVRLGAHLAEGTTVMHEGFVNFNAGTLGSSMVEGRISGGVVVDDGSDVGGGASIMGTLSGGGKEVISIGKRCLLGANSGVGISLGDDCVVEAGLYVTFGTKVLVDGEPVKAARLSGVPNLLFRRNSVTGAVEAVPRAAGSVELNEALHKN, encoded by the coding sequence ATGACTGCCGCTTACGGAACCGGAATTGCGACCCTGACCGCCGACCAGACCGTCCTCGACGTCTGGTACCCCGAGTTCGGGCTGGGGGACGCGCCCTCCTCCCCCACCGATCTCAGCCATCTCGAGAGCGAGGACGCCGACCGGGGCGTCCACCGTCGGGTCGTGCACACCACCATCGCCGACCTCGACACCCCGCCCGCCGACGCCGCCGACGCCTACCTGCGCCTCCACCTCATCTCCGGCCGCGTGCTGCCGCCCCACGGCTGCAACCTCGACGGCCTCTTCGGCACCCTCACCAACGTGGTGTGGACCAACTTCGGCCCCTGCGAGGTCACCGGCTTCGAGGCCACCCGCGCGAAGCTGCTGGCCCGCGGCCCGGTGACCGTGTACTCGGTCGACAAGTTCCCCCGCATGGTCGACTACGTCGTCCCGACCGGGGTGCGTATCGGCGACGCGGACCGGGTGCGGCTCGGCGCCCACCTGGCCGAGGGCACCACGGTCATGCACGAGGGCTTCGTGAACTTCAACGCCGGTACCCTGGGTTCCTCGATGGTCGAGGGCCGGATCTCCGGCGGTGTCGTCGTCGACGACGGCTCCGATGTCGGCGGCGGTGCGTCGATCATGGGCACCCTGTCCGGGGGCGGCAAGGAGGTCATCTCCATCGGGAAGCGTTGCCTGCTCGGTGCGAACTCCGGTGTCGGTATCTCGCTCGGTGATGACTGTGTGGTCGAGGCCGGACTCTACGTCACCTTCGGTACCAAGGTCCTCGTCGACGGTGAGCCGGTGAAGGCCGCGCGACTGTCCGGTGTGCCGAACCTGCTCTTCCGACGGAACTCGGTCACCGGTGCCGTCGAGGCGGTGCCGCGCGCCGCCGGGTCCGTGGAGCTCAACGAGGCGCTCCACAAGAACTAG
- a CDS encoding amino acid permease translates to MTASKSDEQRDLGHGLKTRHLTMMGLGSAVGAGLFLGTGVGIKAAGPAVLISYIVAGIVVVFVMRMLGELAAARPASGTFATYARQAFGGWAGFSLGWLYWFMLIMVMGTEITGAGAIMGKWFGVDGWIPGLVCVVLFTVVNLFAVRGFGEFEYWFSFVKVAVIFAFLVIGVLLIFGWLPGHEAVGTDNLTPFAPEGVSGISAGLLAVAFAFGGIEIVTIAAAESEKPSQAITSAVRAVVWRIMLFYLGSVAVITTLINYTDLADEEDASNSPFTRVLSMADVPAIVGIMEIVIVLALLSAFNAQIYATSRLMYSFAWQGNAPKFFRKLSSQRVPIAAVACSLVFAFISVGLQIWGPTDLINILFNAVGGSLLVIWVMIVLSELKLRPQLAAEGSLKLRMWGWPVLPVLTLVALAALTILMLFDDSARQQVITVVIAFGLLCALGTYVTRHHDASDQDALRDRSGETAGQ, encoded by the coding sequence ATGACAGCTTCCAAGAGCGATGAACAGCGGGACCTCGGGCACGGCCTGAAAACCCGGCATCTGACCATGATGGGCCTGGGATCCGCCGTCGGCGCCGGACTCTTCCTCGGAACCGGTGTGGGCATCAAGGCCGCGGGACCCGCGGTCCTCATCTCCTACATCGTCGCCGGCATCGTCGTCGTGTTCGTCATGCGGATGCTCGGCGAGCTCGCCGCCGCCCGCCCCGCCTCCGGCACCTTCGCCACCTACGCCCGTCAGGCCTTCGGCGGTTGGGCAGGGTTCTCGCTCGGCTGGCTCTACTGGTTCATGCTCATCATGGTGATGGGCACCGAGATCACCGGCGCCGGCGCGATCATGGGCAAGTGGTTCGGGGTCGACGGCTGGATCCCCGGCCTCGTCTGTGTCGTCCTGTTCACCGTCGTGAACCTGTTCGCGGTGCGGGGCTTCGGTGAGTTCGAGTACTGGTTCTCCTTCGTCAAGGTCGCCGTCATCTTCGCGTTCCTCGTCATCGGTGTGCTGCTCATCTTCGGCTGGCTACCCGGTCACGAGGCCGTCGGCACCGACAACCTCACCCCGTTCGCCCCGGAGGGTGTCTCCGGGATCTCCGCGGGTCTGCTCGCCGTCGCCTTCGCGTTCGGCGGTATCGAGATCGTGACGATCGCCGCCGCCGAGTCGGAGAAGCCCAGCCAGGCCATCACCTCGGCGGTCCGCGCCGTCGTCTGGCGCATCATGCTGTTCTACCTGGGTTCCGTCGCCGTGATCACCACGCTGATCAACTACACCGACCTCGCCGACGAGGAGGACGCCTCCAACTCGCCGTTCACCCGCGTGCTCAGCATGGCCGACGTGCCCGCGATCGTCGGGATCATGGAGATCGTCATCGTCCTGGCGCTGCTCTCGGCGTTCAACGCCCAGATCTACGCGACCTCGCGCCTGATGTACTCCTTCGCCTGGCAGGGCAACGCCCCAAAGTTCTTCCGCAAGCTGTCCTCGCAGCGGGTGCCGATCGCCGCGGTGGCCTGCTCGCTGGTCTTCGCCTTCATCTCCGTCGGTCTGCAGATCTGGGGTCCGACGGACCTGATCAACATCCTGTTCAACGCGGTCGGTGGTTCACTGCTGGTCATCTGGGTGATGATCGTGCTCTCCGAGCTGAAGCTGCGCCCGCAGCTCGCGGCCGAGGGGTCGCTGAAACTGCGGATGTGGGGGTGGCCGGTGCTGCCGGTCCTCACTCTCGTCGCCCTGGCGGCGCTGACGATCCTCATGCTCTTCGACGACTCGGCCCGCCAGCAGGTCATCACGGTGGTCATCGCCTTCGGTCTGCTCTGCGCGCTGGGCACCTATGTCACCCGGCACCACGACGCCTCCGATCAGGACGCCCTGCGTGACCGTTCCGGGGAGACCGCGGGCCAGTAG
- the mshB gene encoding N-acetyl-1-D-myo-inositol-2-amino-2-deoxy-alpha-D-glucopyranoside deacetylase, with translation MRDLEGVRIVAVHAHPDDESLWTGLALAAWSRRGAEVTVVTCTLGEEGEVIGDKYADLVADRADILGGYRIAELQRALTALGVNRDAATGITRPRFLGGVTRWRDSGMAGTPAAGHPRAFVRSGQAAVDALVAEFAQLRPDVVVTYGPDGGYGHPDHVRAHEITHAAVRASAAAGERTPARILWCVTEREVLDDGLAAVTGAAGATGVPAGWRLPEPGELASVPAAGVDGRVVGEPGDVAAKQAAMAAHATQLWVADGAVTDVIGEARSSAAGSPTVFCLSNRIVQPLTGTESYMVGEEFGATSGLSRETLDRLDCLLVDRR, from the coding sequence GTGAGAGATCTCGAGGGTGTCCGGATTGTCGCGGTACACGCGCACCCGGACGATGAATCACTGTGGACCGGGCTGGCACTGGCCGCCTGGTCGCGTCGTGGCGCGGAGGTCACGGTGGTGACCTGCACGCTCGGTGAGGAAGGCGAGGTGATCGGTGACAAGTACGCCGATCTGGTCGCGGACCGGGCCGACATCCTCGGCGGCTACCGGATCGCCGAGCTGCAGCGGGCGCTGACGGCGCTCGGGGTCAACCGGGACGCCGCCACCGGCATCACCCGCCCCCGTTTCCTCGGCGGCGTCACCCGCTGGCGGGACTCGGGGATGGCGGGTACCCCGGCCGCCGGGCATCCCCGGGCCTTCGTACGCTCCGGGCAGGCGGCGGTGGACGCGCTCGTCGCGGAGTTCGCACAACTTCGTCCCGATGTCGTGGTGACCTACGGCCCGGACGGCGGCTACGGGCACCCGGACCACGTCCGGGCCCACGAGATCACCCACGCGGCGGTCCGGGCGTCCGCCGCGGCGGGGGAGCGGACCCCGGCCCGGATCCTGTGGTGCGTGACCGAACGCGAGGTCCTCGACGACGGCCTCGCTGCGGTGACCGGTGCAGCCGGCGCGACCGGCGTTCCGGCCGGTTGGCGCCTGCCGGAGCCCGGCGAACTCGCCTCGGTACCCGCGGCCGGGGTCGACGGCCGGGTCGTCGGCGAACCCGGTGACGTGGCGGCGAAGCAGGCGGCGATGGCCGCCCACGCCACCCAGCTGTGGGTGGCGGACGGCGCGGTCACCGACGTGATCGGCGAGGCCCGGTCGTCCGCGGCCGGATCCCCGACGGTGTTCTGCCTGTCGAACCGCATCGTCCAGCCGCTGACGGGCACGGAGAGCTACATGGTCGGGGAGGAGTTCGGTGCGACGTCCGGACTTTCCCGGGAGACACTGGACAGACTAGACTGTCTACTCGTGGATCGGAGGTGA
- the dapC gene encoding succinyldiaminopimelate transaminase, whose translation MTVPKRRTLSTELPDFPWDSLQGAKQTAASCPDGMIDLSVGTPVDEVAPSIRLALMDHAGEPGYPQTVGTPELRTAILAALERRYGVTGVAGDGILPVVGTKEAIAWLPFILGVVPGQTVVIPELAYPTYEVAAKLAGADVLRSDSLLKLGPQVPAMIFLNSPANPHGKVLGIDHLRKFVEYARARDVIVVSDECYLGLGWNETPEDAPVSILDPRVCDGDHTNLIAVHSLSKTSNMASYRSGFLAGDPALIAEALSVRKNAGLMMPGPIQAASAAAYDDDDQETLQKERYRRRREVLAAAVRDAGLRIDHSEAGLYLWATEDRPCRETVDRFAALGILVAPGEFYGPAGEKHVRIGLTATDADIAAAAERLRTLA comes from the coding sequence ATGACCGTGCCGAAGCGACGTACCCTGTCGACCGAGCTCCCCGACTTCCCGTGGGATTCGCTGCAGGGGGCGAAGCAGACCGCGGCGTCCTGTCCGGACGGGATGATCGACCTGTCGGTCGGCACCCCGGTCGACGAGGTCGCCCCGTCGATCCGGCTCGCGCTGATGGACCACGCGGGTGAACCCGGCTATCCGCAGACCGTCGGCACCCCGGAACTGCGGACGGCGATCCTCGCCGCACTGGAACGCCGCTACGGCGTCACCGGTGTGGCCGGGGACGGGATCCTCCCGGTGGTGGGCACCAAGGAGGCCATCGCCTGGCTGCCGTTCATCCTCGGGGTCGTCCCCGGGCAGACCGTGGTCATCCCGGAGCTCGCCTACCCGACCTACGAGGTGGCCGCGAAGCTCGCCGGGGCGGACGTGCTGCGCAGTGACTCGCTGCTCAAGCTCGGCCCGCAGGTCCCGGCGATGATCTTCCTCAACTCCCCGGCGAACCCGCACGGCAAGGTGCTCGGCATCGACCACCTGCGGAAGTTCGTGGAGTACGCCCGGGCCCGCGATGTCATCGTCGTCTCCGACGAGTGCTACCTCGGCCTCGGCTGGAACGAGACCCCGGAGGACGCCCCGGTCTCCATCCTCGACCCCCGGGTCTGCGACGGTGACCACACGAACCTCATCGCGGTCCACTCGCTGTCGAAGACCTCGAACATGGCGTCCTACCGATCCGGATTCCTCGCCGGTGACCCGGCGTTGATCGCCGAGGCGTTGAGCGTGCGGAAGAACGCCGGACTGATGATGCCCGGCCCGATCCAGGCGGCCTCCGCCGCCGCCTACGACGATGACGACCAGGAGACGCTGCAGAAGGAGCGGTACCGTCGCCGCCGGGAGGTCCTCGCCGCCGCGGTGCGGGACGCCGGCCTGCGGATCGACCACTCCGAGGCCGGCCTGTACCTCTGGGCGACCGAGGACCGGCCCTGCCGCGAGACCGTCGACCGATTCGCCGCACTCGGCATCCTCGTCGCCCCGGGTGAGTTCTACGGTCCGGCGGGGGAGAAGCACGTGCGCATCGGACTGACCGCCACTGACGCGGACATCGCTGCGGCGGCGGAGCGGCTTCGGACACTCGCGTAA
- a CDS encoding ABC transporter family substrate-binding protein has translation MELRSRTRRLPSVLAFGTVAALTLAGCQANPGDAPTVEDPSDASSAAPRSTTRGAVPDELRTVTAGVDTVPADSNPHLIGSQSLATSVIAALTLPSAFTAREGGRTDLNTDLLDAAEVTAGDRDAPTAVRYRISGAAQWSDGTPVTGSDFEYLRDQITTQPGVLDQALYASVKDLAVSAGGRTVDVTFSGPQPDWHDLFADLLPSHIYRAENRPFATMMEGKPAASAAQYAVRGFDAGRGTVQLARNDRFWGDTPARTDSIVLTVVPDDATAAQMLRTGQLQLVATRRGAVTAESLGSVPGVTTRTTGRRANLTLALNTTSPLLAGESRRAGVLAAVDAGAVARTVSGSPDATAPAPLPSAAGTRDRSPEPAGGAAPESPESPESGVAPLRIGAEESDRTAVEAARRVVDQLVSAGIPAQVVTPAAADLYGTFLPRGEVDAVVAWQDEEETLSDLRSHFGCDPAVRQVSDPATPLPSSSGRPTRPSSTPSSAPSSSEPTSSEPTTPAPASGETTEPNDPGRPARDGGGRASNLSGLCDPEIDGLLDAAAADAADADADSAAVPATIARVRELAGGSAVELPLMDDRLVVAVDGVTGPGDGLADWPMGRETGPFLSAGEWTRTPAGGSRQSTQEPEENNR, from the coding sequence GTGGAGCTGCGAAGCCGCACCCGGCGGCTCCCTTCTGTGCTGGCGTTCGGGACCGTCGCCGCGCTGACGCTCGCCGGCTGCCAGGCGAATCCGGGGGACGCCCCGACCGTCGAGGACCCCTCGGACGCCTCGAGTGCCGCACCCCGCAGCACGACCCGCGGGGCCGTGCCCGATGAGCTGCGGACGGTCACGGCCGGTGTGGACACGGTGCCGGCCGACAGCAACCCGCACCTCATCGGATCGCAGTCGCTGGCCACGTCGGTCATTGCGGCGCTGACCCTGCCCAGCGCGTTCACCGCCCGGGAGGGCGGCCGCACGGACCTCAACACGGACCTGCTCGACGCCGCCGAGGTCACCGCCGGCGACCGGGACGCCCCCACGGCGGTCCGGTACCGCATCAGCGGCGCGGCGCAGTGGTCGGACGGGACGCCGGTCACCGGATCCGACTTCGAGTACCTGCGTGACCAGATCACCACCCAGCCCGGCGTCCTCGACCAGGCGCTCTACGCGAGCGTGAAGGATCTCGCGGTCTCCGCCGGCGGGCGGACGGTGGACGTCACCTTCTCCGGCCCCCAGCCGGACTGGCACGATCTGTTCGCCGACCTGCTGCCGAGCCATATCTACCGGGCGGAGAACCGGCCGTTCGCCACGATGATGGAGGGCAAGCCGGCGGCGTCCGCCGCGCAGTACGCGGTGCGCGGTTTCGACGCCGGCCGGGGGACGGTGCAGCTGGCCCGCAACGACCGGTTCTGGGGCGATACCCCGGCCCGGACCGACAGTATCGTGCTCACCGTCGTCCCCGACGATGCGACGGCGGCGCAGATGCTGCGGACCGGACAACTCCAGCTCGTCGCGACGCGGCGCGGTGCGGTGACCGCGGAATCCCTCGGTTCGGTCCCCGGGGTCACGACCCGGACCACCGGACGCCGCGCGAATCTGACGCTGGCGTTGAACACGACGTCCCCGCTGCTTGCGGGGGAGTCCCGCCGGGCCGGGGTCCTCGCGGCGGTCGACGCCGGTGCCGTCGCCCGGACCGTCTCCGGATCACCGGACGCCACAGCCCCGGCACCACTGCCGTCCGCGGCGGGGACCCGCGACCGTTCCCCGGAGCCGGCGGGCGGCGCAGCCCCGGAAAGCCCGGAGAGCCCGGAGAGCGGGGTTGCCCCGCTGCGCATCGGCGCCGAGGAATCGGACCGGACAGCGGTGGAGGCCGCCCGTCGGGTCGTCGACCAGCTGGTGTCCGCAGGCATCCCCGCCCAGGTCGTCACCCCCGCCGCCGCCGACCTCTACGGGACCTTCCTGCCGCGGGGCGAGGTCGATGCCGTCGTGGCCTGGCAGGACGAGGAGGAGACGCTCTCCGACCTGCGCAGCCACTTCGGCTGCGATCCCGCCGTCCGGCAGGTCAGCGACCCGGCGACGCCGCTGCCGTCGTCGTCGGGGCGCCCCACCCGACCGTCGAGCACGCCGAGCTCTGCGCCGTCGTCCTCTGAGCCGACGTCCTCTGAACCGACGACCCCGGCACCGGCCTCCGGAGAAACGACGGAACCGAACGACCCCGGACGACCGGCGCGGGACGGTGGCGGGCGCGCGTCGAACCTCAGCGGCCTGTGCGATCCGGAGATCGACGGCCTGCTGGACGCTGCAGCCGCTGATGCCGCTGACGCCGACGCCGACAGTGCGGCGGTCCCGGCGACGATCGCCCGGGTCCGGGAACTGGCGGGCGGATCCGCCGTCGAACTCCCGCTGATGGATGACCGCCTGGTGGTCGCGGTCGACGGGGTGACCGGGCCGGGGGACGGACTGGCGGACTGGCCCATGGGCCGGGAGACCGGGCCGTTCCTCAGTGCGGGTGAATGGACCAGGACACCGGCCGGCGGAAGCCGGCAGAGTACACAGGAACCGGAGGAGAACAACAGGTGA
- a CDS encoding TIGR00730 family Rossman fold protein, whose product MAPIRPQHDNHDETAAFVHQGPVMRRGEALRFAPTSTTDQRLLDEQPNADWLHTDPWRVMRIQSEFVEGFGALAEIPKAVTVWGSARVDRDSDYYRAGVELGAALHEAGYAVITGGGPGLMEAANRGCAEAGGLSIGLGIELPHEQSINAWVNLGLNFRYFFVRKTMFLKYSQAFIALPGGFGTLDELFEALVLVQTGKVRQFPIVLIGTDYWGGMTEWIRARLIDDGMIAEGDPDLFIVTDDPQEAVAHCVAAHRGRAEELRRRRHELRRELIDLERRLLEDSDDDRE is encoded by the coding sequence ATGGCACCCATCCGACCGCAGCACGACAACCACGACGAGACCGCCGCCTTTGTCCACCAGGGCCCGGTGATGCGCCGCGGTGAGGCACTGCGGTTCGCGCCGACATCCACCACCGACCAACGGCTGCTCGATGAACAGCCGAACGCCGACTGGCTGCACACCGATCCCTGGCGGGTGATGCGGATCCAGTCGGAGTTCGTCGAGGGCTTCGGTGCCCTCGCGGAGATCCCGAAGGCCGTGACGGTGTGGGGATCGGCCCGCGTCGACCGGGACAGTGACTACTACCGCGCCGGGGTGGAGCTCGGTGCCGCCCTGCACGAGGCCGGGTACGCCGTGATCACCGGCGGCGGCCCCGGCCTGATGGAGGCGGCGAACCGGGGCTGTGCGGAGGCCGGTGGCCTGTCGATCGGGCTGGGCATCGAGCTGCCCCACGAACAGAGCATCAACGCCTGGGTGAACCTCGGCCTGAACTTCCGCTACTTCTTCGTCCGCAAGACGATGTTCCTCAAGTACTCCCAGGCCTTCATCGCCCTGCCCGGCGGCTTCGGCACCCTGGACGAACTGTTCGAGGCCCTCGTCCTCGTGCAGACCGGGAAAGTCCGGCAGTTCCCCATCGTCCTCATCGGGACCGACTACTGGGGTGGCATGACCGAGTGGATCCGGGCCCGGCTCATCGACGACGGGATGATCGCCGAAGGGGACCCTGACCTGTTCATCGTCACGGATGACCCGCAGGAGGCGGTCGCCCACTGCGTGGCCGCGCACCGGGGCCGCGCCGAGGAACTCCGCCGCCGGCGGCACGAACTGCGCCGGGAACTGATCGACCTGGAACGTCGCTTGCTCGAGGACAGTGACGACGACCGTGAGTGA